One part of the Candidatus Omnitrophota bacterium genome encodes these proteins:
- the nikR gene encoding nickel-responsive transcriptional regulator NikR — MERLIRFGVSLPKELLIKFDRLIREKNYSNRSKAIGDLIREVLVKKEWLEGKEVAGAITLIYNHHKDELLERLTDIQHEFQKVIISTQHIHLDGDNCLEIIAVRGKPQEVKKLADNLKVLKGVKHGTLSMSSTGKEIV, encoded by the coding sequence ATGGAAAGATTAATTAGATTTGGTGTTTCTTTGCCGAAGGAGCTATTGATTAAATTTGATAGGCTCATCAGAGAGAAAAATTATTCTAACCGCTCCAAGGCAATTGGAGATTTAATCAGAGAGGTTTTGGTTAAAAAAGAGTGGCTTGAGGGAAAAGAAGTCGCCGGAGCGATAACCCTTATTTATAACCATCATAAGGATGAACTCTTGGAGAGGCTTACCGATATCCAGCATGAATTTCAGAAAGTGATTATTTCTACCCAGCATATTCACTTGGATGGAGATAATTGTCTAGAAATAATTGCGGTGAGGGGGAAGCCCCAAGAAGTTAAAAAGTTAGCTGATAATCTGAAAGTATTAAAAGGAGTAAAGCACGGAACTTTAAGTATGTCAAGCACAGGGAAAGAGATTGTTTAA
- a CDS encoding TMEM165/GDT1 family protein, whose translation MPFKIFLSIFSAVFFAEMGDKTQLAGLSLVSRTKSPWLVFLGSVSAYTIVTLFTVCFGHLLGRYLPENFIRFVSASIFIIIGIFMLLGKV comes from the coding sequence ATGCCATTTAAAATTTTTTTGAGTATATTTTCTGCAGTGTTTTTTGCAGAAATGGGTGATAAGACACAGCTTGCAGGATTAAGTCTTGTTTCCCGCACAAAATCTCCCTGGTTGGTTTTCTTAGGTTCGGTATCTGCGTATACCATTGTGACTCTCTTTACAGTCTGCTTCGGACATCTTTTAGGGAGATACCTGCCAGAGAATTTCATTCGTTTCGTCTCTGCTTCTATATTTATTATTATTGGAATTTTTATGTTGTTGGGCAAGGTGTAA
- a CDS encoding transporter, which yields MYKNYFVVFCFLLLLVFLSNFIYGEEVISPGPFTTWTAPLCGKGVLVAQPFFFYTSARGSFDDDGKYHSIPEGEKKRQIQEQLFLYYGLTERLEIDAQLTYQHNYVKQEDLKAHAHGLADTYLFLRYLLKEEDKFPCVTSLFQIKLPTAKYKNLDEDKLGTDALGNGVYEPGMGLIATKNLKPFIVHFDTIYTHPLERKIEGIKTLYGQGLNLDFAIEYLLPKGFNLMFELNGVMQKDRRENGEKIPASDIRYLMFSSGIGWASEKFQMLFGYQRTFIGKNTEVNDSLVLTFVYTF from the coding sequence ATGTATAAAAATTATTTCGTTGTTTTCTGTTTCTTATTATTATTGGTATTTCTCAGTAATTTTATTTACGGTGAAGAAGTTATTTCCCCTGGGCCATTTACTACTTGGACAGCTCCTCTCTGTGGAAAAGGTGTTTTGGTGGCTCAACCCTTCTTCTTCTATACCTCCGCAAGAGGTTCTTTTGATGACGATGGTAAATACCATTCTATTCCCGAAGGCGAAAAGAAGAGGCAAATTCAAGAACAATTGTTTCTTTATTACGGTTTAACTGAGCGCTTAGAAATCGATGCCCAATTAACTTATCAACATAACTATGTAAAACAAGAAGACCTAAAAGCTCATGCTCATGGCTTGGCTGATACCTATTTATTTCTAAGATATCTTTTAAAAGAAGAAGATAAGTTCCCTTGTGTCACCAGCCTTTTTCAGATTAAACTTCCTACGGCAAAATATAAAAATTTAGATGAAGATAAACTTGGCACCGACGCTTTAGGTAATGGAGTTTATGAACCAGGGATGGGATTAATCGCTACTAAAAATTTAAAACCTTTCATAGTACATTTTGATACTATCTATACTCATCCCTTAGAAAGAAAAATAGAAGGAATTAAAACTCTTTACGGCCAAGGTTTAAACCTGGACTTTGCTATAGAGTATTTATTACCAAAAGGATTTAATCTTATGTTTGAACTAAATGGGGTTATGCAAAAAGATAGAAGAGAAAACGGAGAAAAGATTCCTGCTTCTGATATAAGATATCTTATGTTTTCTTCAGGAATTGGTTGGGCATCGGAGAAATTTCAAATGCTCTTTGGTTACCAAAGAACTTTTATAGGTAAAAACACAGAGGTCAATGATTCTTTAGTGCTTACTTTTGTGTATACTTTTTAA
- a CDS encoding VIT1/CCC1 transporter family protein, translated as MEHLSLDLRKKILNYQKNELTDHIVYKKLSSLVKNTQHAEILKRIADEEFCHYEIFKETTHSEVKPSYFKIFFYVFVSRFFGLNFGLRLMERGEDITQGNYSEIKNLSSKIEKVISDETNHEHELISLIDEERLKYVSSMVLGLNDALVELSGALVGFTLALQKTKLVGIVGLITGIAASLSMASSEFLSTKEENSEKNPLKASLYTGIAYVGTVVLLVLPYFIFKNIFFSLSLVIVNAIMLILIFTFYISVSRGLNFRKRFFEMAGISLGVSLINFGIGLFIRGVFGIEA; from the coding sequence ATGGAACACTTGTCTTTAGATTTAAGGAAAAAGATTCTAAACTACCAAAAGAACGAACTCACTGACCATATAGTATACAAAAAACTTTCCTCTCTTGTGAAAAATACTCAACATGCGGAAATTCTCAAGAGAATTGCGGATGAGGAGTTTTGCCATTATGAGATTTTTAAAGAAACGACGCACAGTGAGGTTAAACCAAGTTATTTTAAGATTTTCTTTTACGTTTTTGTCTCTCGGTTTTTCGGTCTAAATTTTGGTCTGAGGCTTATGGAAAGAGGAGAGGATATTACCCAGGGTAATTACAGTGAGATTAAGAATTTGTCTTCTAAGATAGAAAAAGTAATTTCCGATGAAACAAATCATGAACACGAACTCATCAGTTTAATTGATGAAGAGCGACTTAAGTATGTCAGTTCTATGGTCTTGGGTCTTAACGATGCACTGGTTGAATTAAGTGGGGCTTTAGTAGGGTTCACGCTGGCGCTTCAAAAGACAAAGTTGGTGGGGATTGTCGGTTTAATTACAGGGATTGCCGCTTCTTTATCCATGGCTTCTTCAGAGTTTCTCTCTACTAAGGAAGAGAATTCAGAGAAAAATCCTCTTAAGGCAAGTTTATATACGGGCATTGCCTATGTGGGAACAGTTGTGCTTTTAGTACTACCCTATTTTATTTTCAAAAATATCTTTTTCAGTCTGAGTTTAGTGATTGTAAATGCCATTATGTTAATTCTTATCTTTACTTTCTATATTTCCGTTTCCAGGGGTCTTAATTTCAGAAAAAGATTTTTCGAGATGGCAGGAATAAGTTTGGGAGTTAGTCTGATTAATTTTGGTATTGGTTTATTTATCAGAGGTGTTTTTGGCATAGAAGCATAA
- the porA gene encoding pyruvate ferredoxin oxidoreductase — protein MKEYLEGSQAIAKVVALCRPGVISAYPITPQTHIVEGLAQLVADGELKVEFVNVESEHSAASCCLGALATGVRAYTSTSSQGLLLMAEVIFNIAGLRLPLVLTCANRAVSAPINIWNDHQDSVTVRDSGWIQFYAESIQEAADLHIQGYRLSEDKRVLLPVMINIDGYILTHGYEVVDIPAQELVDKFLPPYQLERKLDPTHPLTLGVLAGPDYYMETRFAIEKTMEDVLSIIPEISNEFHRTFGRNTGGLIEKYCLEDAQRVIVAMGSVCGTIKETIDEIREKGEKVGLLKIITYRPLPQEEIYQALKKVKEIAVLEKAISLGGFGPLYTEIKSLFQGKGENPKISGFIVGLGGRDITKNSIKTVFDKLSGKQTDCEFIDLKNVEIR, from the coding sequence ATGAAAGAATACTTAGAAGGTTCACAGGCGATTGCGAAGGTAGTGGCTTTATGTAGACCGGGAGTAATTTCTGCCTATCCCATTACCCCCCAGACGCACATTGTAGAAGGATTAGCACAACTGGTTGCTGACGGAGAGTTAAAAGTAGAATTTGTGAATGTAGAATCAGAGCATTCTGCTGCCTCCTGTTGTTTAGGGGCTTTGGCTACCGGGGTGCGTGCTTATACTTCTACAAGTTCTCAAGGGCTTCTGTTAATGGCAGAGGTTATTTTTAATATTGCAGGATTAAGACTTCCTCTTGTGCTTACCTGTGCTAATCGTGCAGTTTCTGCGCCCATAAATATCTGGAATGACCATCAGGATTCTGTTACCGTAAGGGATTCCGGTTGGATTCAATTCTATGCAGAAAGCATTCAAGAAGCAGCAGACCTCCATATTCAGGGATACCGTTTAAGTGAAGATAAAAGAGTTTTGCTTCCCGTAATGATAAATATCGACGGCTATATTCTTACCCATGGTTATGAAGTAGTGGATATTCCCGCACAAGAATTGGTAGATAAATTTTTACCCCCTTATCAACTGGAGCGTAAACTTGACCCAACTCATCCTCTAACCTTAGGTGTTTTAGCAGGTCCTGATTACTATATGGAGACACGTTTTGCAATTGAAAAGACGATGGAAGATGTTTTGAGTATAATTCCTGAAATAAGCAATGAGTTCCATAGGACTTTTGGCAGAAACACCGGCGGATTAATCGAGAAGTATTGTTTAGAAGATGCCCAAAGAGTAATTGTTGCTATGGGTTCGGTTTGCGGAACGATTAAGGAAACAATTGATGAAATTCGAGAAAAGGGAGAGAAAGTAGGGCTACTTAAAATAATTACTTATCGACCTCTTCCTCAAGAGGAAATTTATCAAGCCTTAAAGAAGGTTAAGGAAATAGCGGTTTTGGAAAAGGCGATTTCTTTAGGCGGTTTTGGTCCTTTATATACGGAGATAAAATCTTTATTTCAGGGTAAAGGTGAAAATCCCAAAATAAGTGGATTCATTGTGGGTTTGGGTGGCCGGGATATAACCAAGAATTCAATTAAGACAGTCTTTGATAAACTTTCTGGAAAGCAAACCGATTGCGAATTTATTGATTTAAAAAACGTAGAAATACGCTAA
- a CDS encoding DNA-3-methyladenine glycosylase, whose protein sequence is MERLSRAFFSRHPKIVAPFLLGKFLVINSKEGKIITKIVETEAYGGRYDLGCHVGRFGYTKRTALLFGKVGCAYIYPVHINTFCLNVVCHTKKDAGGILLRALEPLKGREIILKNLRKRGRGFDVRKLLNGPGKICRALKIDSSLNGYDLIRGRKVYLAEGEKVAKDKIIATSRINIPYAGISKNWLWRFIIKDSEFLSRR, encoded by the coding sequence ATGGAGAGATTAAGTAGAGCTTTCTTTTCGCGTCATCCGAAAATAGTTGCCCCTTTTCTTTTAGGAAAATTTTTGGTAATAAATTCTAAAGAAGGGAAAATAATTACTAAAATTGTGGAAACAGAAGCTTACGGAGGAAGATATGATTTGGGGTGCCATGTGGGGAGATTTGGTTATACCAAAAGGACAGCTCTTTTATTTGGCAAAGTGGGTTGTGCCTATATTTACCCTGTGCATATCAACACCTTCTGCTTAAATGTGGTATGCCATACTAAAAAAGATGCAGGGGGAATTTTGTTAAGGGCTTTGGAACCGCTTAAAGGGAGGGAGATTATCTTGAAAAATTTGAGGAAAAGGGGAAGAGGTTTTGATGTGAGAAAATTATTAAATGGTCCGGGAAAAATCTGTCGGGCTTTGAAGATAGATAGCAGTTTAAATGGTTACGACTTGATTAGGGGTAGAAAAGTTTATCTTGCTGAAGGAGAGAAAGTGGCTAAAGACAAAATTATTGCTACTTCCAGAATAAATATCCCTTATGCCGGGATTTCTAAAAATTGGTTATGGAGATTTATCATAAAAGATTCGGAATTTCTATCAAGAAGATAA
- a CDS encoding ferrous iron transporter B, which translates to MKKILLMGNPNVGKSAIFSRLTGARVVISNYPGTTVEFTQGKMKVGEEIFMVIDAPGTYTLEPTSKAEEIAVEMLKGGDTVINVVDATNLERNLYLTLQLLEREIPIVVALNMWDDTKHRGIEIDISRLEEMLGVPVVPTCGLTGEGIKKLISRVSEAKIPKFKFSSDKERWETVGKIISSVQKITHRHHSFLDNLEDFSIKPLTGIPLSFGVIYVTFWIIRFLSEGLIRYLFDPIFQNFWLPLMNKLSIFLKEGNFLHTVLIGNLVEGKISFGSSLGVLTTALYVPLAMVLPYILSFYLLLGLWEDFGYLPRLAVLVDNLMHRIGLHGYAIVSFILGLGCNVPGALAIRLLEGRREKFIAATLMAIAVPCMAQIAMIIGLVGKRGGEYVVLIFAILFLLLIIKGLILNKFLKGTSPELLLEIPPYRIPQTKAVVKKLWMRIFIFIHEAVPLVLLGIFFINLLYAFKIIEFLAKLFSPLLIGLWGVPKETISALLVGFLRKDVAVGMLAPLNLTTKELVISSTVLAVYFPCIATFFVLVRELGIKDTLKATLIMLSTALFLGTILNFFLPN; encoded by the coding sequence ATGAAGAAAATACTCCTCATGGGAAATCCCAATGTTGGTAAGTCTGCAATTTTTTCCCGTCTTACAGGCGCAAGGGTAGTTATTTCTAATTATCCAGGAACAACCGTAGAATTTACCCAAGGGAAAATGAAGGTGGGGGAGGAGATTTTTATGGTTATTGATGCGCCGGGGACATATACCCTTGAGCCTACTTCTAAAGCAGAGGAGATAGCGGTAGAGATGCTTAAAGGAGGAGACACAGTCATTAATGTTGTAGATGCTACTAATTTAGAACGCAACCTCTATCTTACATTGCAACTTTTAGAAAGAGAAATTCCCATCGTTGTAGCTTTAAATATGTGGGATGATACAAAGCACAGAGGGATTGAGATTGATATAAGTAGATTGGAAGAGATGCTTGGCGTTCCGGTGGTGCCTACTTGTGGTTTAACTGGGGAGGGAATTAAAAAATTAATTAGCCGTGTTTCTGAAGCAAAAATTCCCAAATTTAAATTTTCTTCCGATAAAGAAAGATGGGAAACAGTGGGTAAGATTATTTCTTCGGTACAGAAAATAACTCATCGCCACCATAGTTTCTTGGATAATTTAGAAGATTTTAGTATTAAACCATTAACCGGCATTCCTCTTTCTTTTGGGGTTATCTATGTTACTTTTTGGATAATTCGCTTTTTAAGTGAAGGACTTATTAGATATTTATTTGACCCTATTTTTCAGAATTTTTGGCTTCCTTTGATGAATAAACTAAGTATCTTTTTAAAAGAGGGTAATTTTTTACACACTGTTCTTATTGGTAATCTTGTGGAGGGGAAAATCAGTTTTGGTAGTTCTCTGGGAGTTTTAACTACGGCTCTTTACGTTCCTTTAGCCATGGTCCTTCCTTACATTCTAAGTTTTTATCTTCTTTTAGGCCTCTGGGAAGATTTTGGATATTTGCCACGTTTAGCAGTACTGGTGGATAACTTAATGCACCGTATCGGTTTGCACGGATATGCTATTGTTTCTTTTATTTTAGGTTTGGGTTGTAATGTTCCTGGCGCATTAGCGATAAGACTTTTGGAAGGAAGGCGCGAGAAGTTTATTGCAGCCACATTAATGGCGATTGCGGTTCCCTGCATGGCGCAGATTGCCATGATCATAGGTTTAGTAGGAAAAAGGGGAGGCGAGTATGTGGTTTTAATCTTTGCCATACTTTTTTTGCTTTTGATAATTAAGGGTCTAATCCTAAATAAATTTCTAAAAGGAACAAGCCCGGAACTCTTGTTAGAAATCCCTCCCTACAGAATACCCCAGACGAAAGCAGTGGTTAAAAAACTTTGGATGCGTATTTTTATTTTTATTCATGAAGCGGTGCCACTGGTACTTTTAGGAATTTTTTTCATTAATTTACTCTACGCATTCAAAATAATTGAATTTTTGGCAAAACTTTTTTCTCCGCTTCTCATTGGTTTATGGGGTGTTCCTAAAGAAACTATTTCTGCTTTATTAGTGGGTTTTTTAAGAAAAGATGTAGCGGTGGGGATGCTTGCTCCTCTTAATCTTACCACAAAAGAACTTGTTATTAGTTCAACGGTTCTGGCGGTATATTTCCCCTGTATTGCTACGTTTTTTGTTTTAGTGCGGGAGTTGGGGATAAAGGATACTTTAAAAGCAACCCTCATTATGCTTTCTACCGCTCTGTTTTTAGGTACGATTTTGAATTTTTTCCTTCCTAATTAG
- a CDS encoding hydrogenase maturation nickel metallochaperone HypA — protein sequence MHETVFANEILAFLKRVLTQESVRKKIVVNVKLSPFSHVSPENLAEAFNNLISDTEFKGTKIVIMPLEILAKCKKCKNISSITRKGLNCQKCGSDNLELNVDKEFYIESIELHEE from the coding sequence GTGCACGAGACGGTTTTTGCCAACGAAATATTAGCATTCTTAAAAAGAGTTTTAACTCAGGAATCAGTGCGAAAAAAAATTGTGGTAAATGTGAAATTGAGTCCTTTTAGCCATGTTAGTCCAGAAAATTTAGCAGAGGCTTTTAACAATTTAATAAGTGATACTGAATTTAAAGGGACAAAGATAGTGATTATGCCTTTAGAAATTTTGGCTAAATGCAAGAAGTGTAAAAATATTTCCTCTATAACCCGCAAAGGATTAAATTGTCAGAAGTGTGGTAGCGACAATTTAGAATTAAATGTAGACAAGGAATTTTACATAGAATCCATTGAGTTACATGAAGAATAA
- a CDS encoding NAD(P)H-hydrate epimerase, giving the protein MSSTLSVKLARLIDEKASKNLGISTLVLMENAGRSVAEEVIKLKSKKIAIFCGKGNNGGDGLVSARHLLCRGIKPEVFLLGKTGEVKNEAKINLEIFLNLGEKVVEINEVNLKKIKFINYELIIDAIFGIGLKGEIAGISKEVIDSINFSGAYVISVDIPSGLDADTGKVMGSCVRADSTITFLAKKKGMLRNEGPKYCGRIIVKDLGFPFENRENFYRRDSIRNFPQIKTK; this is encoded by the coding sequence ATGAGTTCAACACTATCTGTCAAATTAGCAAGGTTGATAGACGAAAAAGCAAGCAAAAATTTGGGTATTTCTACTTTGGTTTTAATGGAGAATGCCGGTCGTTCTGTCGCAGAGGAGGTAATTAAATTAAAGAGTAAAAAAATTGCTATTTTCTGCGGTAAAGGTAATAACGGAGGAGATGGATTGGTTTCTGCCAGGCATCTTTTATGCAGGGGAATAAAGCCGGAGGTGTTTTTATTGGGAAAAACCGGAGAGGTTAAAAATGAGGCAAAAATAAATTTAGAGATTTTTTTAAATTTGGGGGAGAAGGTTGTAGAGATAAATGAAGTGAACTTAAAGAAGATAAAATTTATAAATTATGAGTTGATTATCGATGCCATCTTTGGGATAGGGCTAAAAGGAGAGATAGCAGGAATTTCTAAAGAGGTTATCGATTCCATAAATTTTTCAGGAGCCTATGTTATTTCCGTAGATATTCCTTCAGGTTTGGATGCAGACACAGGAAAAGTTATGGGTAGTTGTGTAAGGGCAGATAGCACAATTACCTTTTTGGCAAAAAAGAAAGGAATGCTTAGAAATGAAGGACCAAAATATTGCGGTAGGATTATTGTAAAAGATTTAGGTTTTCCTTTTGAAAACAGAGAAAATTTTTATCGCCGCGATTCAATACGCAATTTTCCGCAAATCAAAACGAAATAA
- a CDS encoding ZIP family metal transporter, which yields MNFFWALGASILVSLIAFIGIFGLLVKEKLLNKALLILVGFSAGGLIGGSFLHLLPEALEETKEANFVFLNVILGFIIFFILERYFRWRHCHKGGKCENHPFTYLNLLGDGIHNLGDGLVLGVSFFTDLKLGFVTTLAIILHEIPQELGDFGVLIFGGFSRTKALILNFISALSAVLGTALGFLFAAQISNFSQFLLPIAAGGFIYIASCDLIPELHRQPDIKEANFSMLFFILGIFLMWGLRVVSH from the coding sequence ATGAATTTTTTCTGGGCACTGGGGGCAAGTATTCTGGTAAGTCTAATTGCTTTTATTGGAATCTTTGGGCTTTTGGTTAAGGAAAAATTATTAAATAAAGCTTTATTGATTTTAGTAGGCTTTTCCGCAGGAGGGCTTATTGGTGGAAGTTTCCTCCATCTTTTACCCGAGGCTCTGGAAGAAACAAAAGAAGCCAATTTCGTATTTTTAAATGTGATTTTGGGTTTTATTATCTTTTTCATTTTAGAAAGATACTTTCGCTGGCGCCATTGCCATAAAGGAGGAAAATGCGAAAATCACCCCTTTACCTATTTAAATCTGTTGGGCGATGGGATTCATAATCTTGGGGACGGTTTGGTTCTGGGAGTGAGTTTTTTCACCGATTTGAAATTAGGATTTGTTACTACTTTAGCCATAATTTTGCATGAAATTCCTCAAGAATTGGGTGATTTTGGGGTTCTGATTTTTGGGGGATTTAGTCGCACTAAAGCGCTTATTCTTAATTTTATCTCCGCTTTGAGTGCAGTTTTAGGGACAGCATTGGGCTTTTTATTTGCTGCTCAGATAAGTAATTTTTCCCAATTTCTTTTGCCCATTGCGGCAGGAGGTTTTATCTATATTGCTTCCTGTGACTTAATACCCGAATTGCATAGACAACCCGATATAAAAGAAGCAAATTTCTCTATGCTCTTTTTCATTTTAGGAATATTTCTTATGTGGGGACTGAGAGTTGTTTCCCATTAG
- a CDS encoding ferrous iron transport protein A, with protein sequence MLKDLTQMEEGELGIIKEFRGGIGFVRRIESLGIREGKKIKKISSQFLRGPQTIEIDNCQFAIGFGMAKKILVEVK encoded by the coding sequence ATGTTAAAAGATTTGACACAGATGGAAGAGGGTGAATTAGGGATTATAAAAGAATTTCGAGGAGGTATAGGTTTTGTGAGAAGGATAGAGTCTTTAGGAATACGAGAAGGTAAGAAGATAAAGAAAATAAGTTCCCAATTCTTAAGAGGGCCACAGACAATCGAAATAGATAACTGTCAATTTGCCATCGGCTTTGGTATGGCAAAAAAGATTTTGGTAGAAGTCAAATGA
- a CDS encoding 4Fe-4S binding protein, with product MIIHLTAKPGSARNNKTGSWRIEKKPKFLQKNCVACKNCLIICPEGCITGEEKNTFNCDYDFCKGCGLCAVICPKQDIIMVSEE from the coding sequence ATGATTATTCACTTAACTGCAAAACCGGGTTCAGCAAGAAATAATAAAACCGGTTCTTGGAGAATAGAGAAAAAGCCAAAATTCTTACAGAAGAATTGCGTTGCCTGTAAGAACTGCCTTATAATCTGTCCTGAAGGTTGTATTACCGGAGAAGAAAAAAATACCTTTAATTGTGATTATGATTTTTGTAAAGGTTGTGGACTTTGTGCAGTGATTTGTCCTAAACAGGACATTATAATGGTAAGTGAGGAATAA
- a CDS encoding 2-oxoacid:acceptor oxidoreductase family protein: MDKKFLKEIRIHARAGQGAITTASILGDALFEEDKFSYAFPHFGAARMGAPMNAFVRVSDRPVRLRSQVYEPDYLLIIDPTLIRGFDVFKGFKDEGVAVINSEAEISLSGLKKSQKIFFIPANKIAQEIIGRPLGNTAILGAFCAVTDLVKIESLIKAINKRFSGKVAQQNVETAKRGYDYIKK, from the coding sequence ATGGATAAAAAATTTCTTAAAGAAATTCGCATTCATGCGCGCGCAGGACAGGGAGCAATTACTACCGCCAGCATTTTAGGGGATGCTTTATTTGAGGAAGATAAATTTTCCTATGCCTTTCCTCATTTTGGCGCAGCGAGGATGGGTGCTCCCATGAATGCCTTTGTGCGGGTATCGGATAGACCGGTGCGGTTAAGAAGTCAGGTTTATGAACCAGATTACCTTTTAATCATTGACCCCACTCTTATCAGAGGTTTTGATGTTTTTAAAGGGTTTAAGGATGAAGGAGTTGCGGTGATTAATAGCGAAGCAGAAATTTCTCTCTCGGGATTAAAGAAAAGTCAAAAAATATTTTTTATTCCTGCGAATAAAATTGCCCAAGAGATAATCGGAAGACCTTTGGGTAATACTGCAATTCTGGGTGCCTTTTGTGCGGTTACAGATTTGGTAAAAATTGAATCTTTAATTAAAGCAATCAATAAGCGGTTTTCAGGAAAGGTCGCCCAGCAAAATGTAGAGACAGCCAAGAGAGGATACGATTATATAAAAAAATAA